The Paenibacillus sp. 481 DNA window ACAGGTTAAATAAACGTCAAGTACGCATTGCAGAGGTTAGTTCAAATATAGTTGTAATAACTAGTTCATACAAGTCATCGGTTGATTACTTCATATCATGATAACCTCTCTGTTTTTGATTCATACGCTCGTAGCTGAGATGCAACATGAACTGTCTTAAAAAGGGGCGATGTCACGCCCTAATCTTGAAACACTAGATCCAAGTATCTTTGGCTGCTGTTATTTCGGACTCCGTACCGCCACTGTCTACTACTCTTTTGGGCTCCACCAACATGATATGGCATTCTTTTTCAGCAGAAGGTTTCATCTCAATTCCCTTCGGGACAATAAACATCTCACCCTTAGAAATTTTCACTTGACCATCACGAAAATCAATGACCATCTCCCCTTCGAGCGCGATAAATACCTTATCGGTATCTTCATGCACATGCCATACATAATCCCCAGCAATCTTAATGAGCTTAAATTGATAGTCATTCATTTCACCAATGACTTTCAGAGACCAAAGATCGTTGAATGTAGATAGCTTCTC harbors:
- a CDS encoding cupin domain-containing protein — its product is MHYQAINLNEKLSTFNDLWSLKVIGEMNDYQFKLIKIAGDYVWHVHEDTDKVFIALEGEMVIDFRDGQVKISKGEMFIVPKGIEMKPSAEKECHIMLVEPKRVVDSGGTESEITAAKDTWI